In one Desulfomicrobium escambiense DSM 10707 genomic region, the following are encoded:
- a CDS encoding GAF domain-containing sensor histidine kinase — translation MPLPNGIEPDLGLFLRRMMGILACRSKSPAEKLRLGGVLIQERLGSSQASVMLFDEDRQELKVVAATRQEIVGLCQPLSPRCVSGYVCTFKEPLLITDIAADGRFCCRSAAYRTASLMSVPLLSEQGSVIGVINVSDKEGGGAFSQADLGLLLEYAGWVTPLIDNIVVLDRLEKEKERYRDLAQELEIKQKELIMASTERAELVQMVVHDFKSPLSAVISNMDLLTYLGPSESQRPIIETAFKGASKLLEMIDEFLHVARVDELHERGFSPMPVSFLPLVESQLAEIAPLARDKGIVIENGCALDVRVLGDRMLLGHLVQNLVSNAVKYTPENGLIRLGMDSWESRRTEDPSRTVLKFWVEDNGEGIEDRYKETVFEKFVRTERSMESGIKGTGIGLFVCRKIVSMFQGRIWVEDATPKGSRFCVILFIPDSLDGNEHG, via the coding sequence ATGCCTCTGCCTAACGGTATCGAGCCGGACCTTGGCCTGTTCCTGCGCCGGATGATGGGCATCCTGGCCTGCAGGTCCAAGAGTCCGGCCGAGAAATTGCGCCTCGGGGGCGTGCTCATTCAGGAGCGCCTCGGCAGTTCCCAGGCCTCGGTCATGCTGTTCGACGAGGACAGACAGGAGCTCAAGGTCGTGGCCGCAACCAGGCAGGAGATCGTGGGGCTCTGCCAGCCCCTGTCTCCCCGCTGCGTTTCGGGCTACGTCTGCACCTTCAAGGAACCCCTGCTCATCACGGACATCGCGGCCGACGGGCGCTTTTGTTGCCGCAGCGCCGCCTACCGCACGGCCTCCCTCATGTCCGTGCCTCTGCTCTCGGAGCAGGGGAGCGTCATCGGGGTCATCAACGTCTCCGACAAGGAGGGGGGCGGCGCCTTTTCCCAGGCCGACCTTGGGCTGCTTCTGGAATACGCCGGCTGGGTCACGCCGCTCATCGACAACATCGTCGTTCTGGACAGGCTCGAAAAGGAGAAGGAGCGGTACCGGGATCTGGCCCAGGAACTGGAGATCAAGCAGAAGGAGCTGATCATGGCTTCCACCGAACGGGCCGAACTGGTCCAGATGGTGGTGCACGACTTCAAGAGCCCCCTCTCGGCCGTCATCTCCAACATGGACCTGCTGACCTATCTGGGCCCCAGCGAGTCCCAGAGGCCCATCATCGAGACGGCCTTCAAGGGCGCCTCGAAGCTTCTGGAGATGATCGACGAGTTTCTGCATGTGGCCCGCGTTGACGAATTGCACGAGCGCGGCTTCAGCCCCATGCCGGTGTCCTTTCTCCCCCTGGTCGAAAGCCAGCTCGCTGAGATCGCGCCCCTGGCCAGGGACAAGGGCATCGTCATCGAGAACGGGTGTGCCCTCGACGTGCGGGTTCTGGGCGACAGGATGCTCCTTGGGCATCTGGTGCAGAATCTCGTGTCCAACGCCGTCAAGTACACGCCGGAGAACGGCCTCATCCGGCTCGGCATGGACAGCTGGGAATCGCGCCGCACCGAGGACCCGTCCCGCACGGTCCTCAAGTTCTGGGTCGAGGACAACGGCGAGGGCATCGAGGATCGCTACAAGGAAACCGTCTTCGAGAAGTTCGTGCGTACGGAGAGATCCATGGAGAGCGGCATCAAGGGCACGGGGATCGGGCTTTTCGTCTGCCGCAAGATCGTGAGCATGTTTCAGGGCAGAATCTGGGTCGAGGACGCCACGCCCAAGGGCAGCAGGTTCTGCGTCATTCTCTTCATTCCGGATTCTCTGGACGGGAACGAACATGGATAA